The Primulina eburnea isolate SZY01 chromosome 8, ASM2296580v1, whole genome shotgun sequence genome contains a region encoding:
- the LOC140839745 gene encoding putative HVA22-like protein g isoform X1: MIGEFVTACLILVLGYAYPALLCFKSMEKNGVEIQELRFWCQYWIIVAILTILEKVGDVLVSWIPIYGEMKLALFIFLWYPKTKGSGFIYESMLRPCVRKHEVDIERSLLEFKERAWNLAIYFWDNCTELGSTKILQFLQSASSQSTIRPPPIEIVMYDQRSVAAPPPTPPSKLSRLFKRNSPDKRWVPGPYTHSKLRNHKHFIRPEDVIYS, encoded by the exons ATGATCGGGGAATTCGTCACCGCCTGTTTAAT attggTTCTTGGATACGCTTATCCTGCGTTGCTGTGCTTCAAATCCATGGAGAAAAATGGAGTCGAGATTCAAGAACTCCGGTTTTGGTGTCAGTATTG GATAATTGTCGCGATATTGACAATTCTTGAGAAAGTTGGCGATGTTTTGGTTTCGTG GATCCCAATATATGGTGAGATGAAATTGGCACTCTTCATCTTTTTGTGGTATCCAAAAACCAAG GGAAGTGGATTTATCTACGAAAGTATGTTGCGGCCTTGTGTAAGGAAGCACGAGGTAGATATTGAGAGAAGCTTACTGGAATTTAAGGAGAGGGCATGGAATTTAGCAATCTATTTTTGGGATAATTGCACTGAATTGGGTTCCACTAAGATTCTTCAATTTTTACAATCCGCCTCCTCCCAATCTACCATCAGACCACCACCCATTGAG ATTGTCATGTATGATCAGCGCTCAGTGGCGGCTCCTCCGCCGACCCCGCCGTCCAAGCTGTCCCGATTATTCAAGAGGAACAGCCCCGACAAGCGATGGGTGCCGGGACCATACACCCATTCTAAACTCCGGaatcataaacatttcattCGACCGGAGGATGTCATTTATTCTTGA
- the LOC140839745 gene encoding HVA22-like protein i isoform X2 — translation MEKNGVEIQELRFWCQYWIIVAILTILEKVGDVLVSWIPIYGEMKLALFIFLWYPKTKGSGFIYESMLRPCVRKHEVDIERSLLEFKERAWNLAIYFWDNCTELGSTKILQFLQSASSQSTIRPPPIEIVMYDQRSVAAPPPTPPSKLSRLFKRNSPDKRWVPGPYTHSKLRNHKHFIRPEDVIYS, via the exons ATGGAGAAAAATGGAGTCGAGATTCAAGAACTCCGGTTTTGGTGTCAGTATTG GATAATTGTCGCGATATTGACAATTCTTGAGAAAGTTGGCGATGTTTTGGTTTCGTG GATCCCAATATATGGTGAGATGAAATTGGCACTCTTCATCTTTTTGTGGTATCCAAAAACCAAG GGAAGTGGATTTATCTACGAAAGTATGTTGCGGCCTTGTGTAAGGAAGCACGAGGTAGATATTGAGAGAAGCTTACTGGAATTTAAGGAGAGGGCATGGAATTTAGCAATCTATTTTTGGGATAATTGCACTGAATTGGGTTCCACTAAGATTCTTCAATTTTTACAATCCGCCTCCTCCCAATCTACCATCAGACCACCACCCATTGAG ATTGTCATGTATGATCAGCGCTCAGTGGCGGCTCCTCCGCCGACCCCGCCGTCCAAGCTGTCCCGATTATTCAAGAGGAACAGCCCCGACAAGCGATGGGTGCCGGGACCATACACCCATTCTAAACTCCGGaatcataaacatttcattCGACCGGAGGATGTCATTTATTCTTGA
- the LOC140839744 gene encoding nuclear transcription factor Y subunit A-10-like isoform X1, whose amino-acid sequence MTMHAEFLKEHDEIHVPNPINRGSVLSAVPRWPGLGSEPLYCESFVQSKIISSTGLDLNNFCTAANKLTQPEIQMAKGNATHFTIFSVGYDFGDDCKSTENGEKNRTQTENQGHFELGFGQSLVFSKHHSAEQCIGAHSPYGTQIAGRIMLPLSMSIDGGPIFVNAKQYNGILRRRKSRAKAEMERKRTKARKPFLHLSRHLHAMRRPRGSGGRFLNTKNSGIGTKNDDEKEEWLAQPAESQISIVLQSDGNRSSSPTSEATSHLFSKGNASTFLPFRIDHLHNSSFQPFPNEADIGIGIGIGFPI is encoded by the exons ATGACCATGCACGCAGAATTCCTCAAAGAACATGATGAGATCCATGTTCCAAATCCCATCAATCGGGGCAGTGTGTTATCCGCTGTTCCTCGATGGCCTGGACTTGGATCCGAACCGCTATATTGCGAATCTTTCGTCCAGTCGAAGATAATTTCATCTACCGGCCTCGACCTCAATAATTTCTGCACCGCGGCTAATAAATTGACGCAACCTGAAATTCAAATGGCAAAGGGAAATGCAACTCATTTCACTATTTTCTCAG TAGGGTATGATTTTGGTGATGACTGCAAATCCACTGAGAACGGGGAGAAAAATCGAACTCAAACTGAAAATCAAGGGCATTTCGAGCTTGGATTCGGCCAATCTTTG gtattttcaaaacatcattCTGCTGAGCAATGCATTGGAGCACACTCACCTTATGGAACTCAAATCGCG GGGCGgataatgttaccgttgagcaTGTCTATTGATGGAGGGCCGATTTTCGTGAACGCGAAGCAATACAATGGAATCTTGCGTCGTAGAAAGTCACGGGCAAAGGCAGAGATGGAGCGCAAACGCACCAAAGCCCGCAAG CCATTTCTGCACTTATCCCGTCATCTTCACGCAATGCGCCGTCCAAGAGGCAGCGGCGGCCGCTTCCTGAACACGAAGAACTCGGGCATCGGGACCAAAAATGATGACGAGAAAGAGGAATGGCTCGCACAGCCCGCAGAATCTCAGATTTCGATCGTGCTGCAGTCCGATGGAAATCGGTCCTCTAGTCCAACCTCGGAAGCAACCAGTCACCTTTTCTCAAAGGGAAACGCTAGCACTTTTCTTCCCTTCCGTATCGATCATCTCCATAACTCTTCTTTTCAGCCATTTCCAAATGAGGCTGATATTGGGATAGGAATCGGTATCGGGTTTCCAATCTAA
- the LOC140839744 gene encoding nuclear transcription factor Y subunit A-10-like isoform X2 yields MTMHAEFLKEHDEIHVPNPINRGSVLSAVPRWPGLGSEPLYCESFVQSKIISSTGLDLNNFCTAANKLTQPEIQMAKGNATHFTIFSGYDFGDDCKSTENGEKNRTQTENQGHFELGFGQSLVFSKHHSAEQCIGAHSPYGTQIAGRIMLPLSMSIDGGPIFVNAKQYNGILRRRKSRAKAEMERKRTKARKPFLHLSRHLHAMRRPRGSGGRFLNTKNSGIGTKNDDEKEEWLAQPAESQISIVLQSDGNRSSSPTSEATSHLFSKGNASTFLPFRIDHLHNSSFQPFPNEADIGIGIGIGFPI; encoded by the exons ATGACCATGCACGCAGAATTCCTCAAAGAACATGATGAGATCCATGTTCCAAATCCCATCAATCGGGGCAGTGTGTTATCCGCTGTTCCTCGATGGCCTGGACTTGGATCCGAACCGCTATATTGCGAATCTTTCGTCCAGTCGAAGATAATTTCATCTACCGGCCTCGACCTCAATAATTTCTGCACCGCGGCTAATAAATTGACGCAACCTGAAATTCAAATGGCAAAGGGAAATGCAACTCATTTCACTATTTTCTCAG GGTATGATTTTGGTGATGACTGCAAATCCACTGAGAACGGGGAGAAAAATCGAACTCAAACTGAAAATCAAGGGCATTTCGAGCTTGGATTCGGCCAATCTTTG gtattttcaaaacatcattCTGCTGAGCAATGCATTGGAGCACACTCACCTTATGGAACTCAAATCGCG GGGCGgataatgttaccgttgagcaTGTCTATTGATGGAGGGCCGATTTTCGTGAACGCGAAGCAATACAATGGAATCTTGCGTCGTAGAAAGTCACGGGCAAAGGCAGAGATGGAGCGCAAACGCACCAAAGCCCGCAAG CCATTTCTGCACTTATCCCGTCATCTTCACGCAATGCGCCGTCCAAGAGGCAGCGGCGGCCGCTTCCTGAACACGAAGAACTCGGGCATCGGGACCAAAAATGATGACGAGAAAGAGGAATGGCTCGCACAGCCCGCAGAATCTCAGATTTCGATCGTGCTGCAGTCCGATGGAAATCGGTCCTCTAGTCCAACCTCGGAAGCAACCAGTCACCTTTTCTCAAAGGGAAACGCTAGCACTTTTCTTCCCTTCCGTATCGATCATCTCCATAACTCTTCTTTTCAGCCATTTCCAAATGAGGCTGATATTGGGATAGGAATCGGTATCGGGTTTCCAATCTAA